A region from the Triticum urartu cultivar G1812 chromosome 1, Tu2.1, whole genome shotgun sequence genome encodes:
- the LOC125549453 gene encoding uncharacterized protein LOC125549453 isoform X5, whose amino-acid sequence MEWSATSSDSAANRHGVTMAWLWDYSVVATITGPGFLGSLPPPPPLTSETATSAAAHRHRETPARSGARPCPTSPNITGIQIQCEGAGRRDLCQKSVDAISQVMLPACTKNSSADEWD is encoded by the exons ATGGAGTGGTCTGCTACATCCAGCGATAGTGCCGCCAACCGACACGGAGTCACAATGGCGTGGTTGTGGGATTACTCCGTCGTGGCCACCATCACGGGACCAGGATTCCTTGGGTCgctgcctccgccgcctccgctgACCTCTGAGaccgccacctccgccgccgcccaccgccaTCGCGAAACCCCAG CGAGGAGCGGCGCAAGGCCATGCCCTACATCACCGAACATCACAG GTATACAGATACAATGTGAGGGCGCTGGACGCAGGGACCTCTGCCAG AAATCAGTCGACGCCATTTCCCAGGTCATGCTCCCAGCCTGCACCAAAAATTCATCCGCCGACGAGTGGGATTGA
- the LOC125549453 gene encoding uncharacterized protein LOC125549453 isoform X2: MEWSATSSDSAANRHGVTMAWLWDYSVVATITGPGFLGSLPPPPPLTSETATSAAAHRHRETPARSGARPCPTSPNITGIYVLVIFLYFSDRLYASPILNHRYIGIQIQCEGAGRRDLCQKSVDAISQVMLPACTKNSSADEWD; this comes from the exons ATGGAGTGGTCTGCTACATCCAGCGATAGTGCCGCCAACCGACACGGAGTCACAATGGCGTGGTTGTGGGATTACTCCGTCGTGGCCACCATCACGGGACCAGGATTCCTTGGGTCgctgcctccgccgcctccgctgACCTCTGAGaccgccacctccgccgccgcccaccgccaTCGCGAAACCCCAG CGAGGAGCGGCGCAAGGCCATGCCCTACATCACCGAACATCACAGGTATTTATGTTCTGGTCATTTTTCTATATTTTTCTGATCGTTTGTATGCTTCACCTATCCTGAATCATAGGTACATAGGTATACAGATACAATGTGAGGGCGCTGGACGCAGGGACCTCTGCCAG AAATCAGTCGACGCCATTTCCCAGGTCATGCTCCCAGCCTGCACCAAAAATTCATCCGCCGACGAGTGGGATTGA
- the LOC125549453 gene encoding uncharacterized protein LOC125549453 isoform X4, protein MEWSATSSDSAANRHGVTMAWLWDYSVVATITGPGFLGSLPPPPPLTSETATSAAAHRHRETPARSGARPCPTSPNITGIQIQCEGAGRRDLCQPDHAPVKLLFEMDERRAYERPPNCGRGREWPGSLRAGWMQAW, encoded by the exons ATGGAGTGGTCTGCTACATCCAGCGATAGTGCCGCCAACCGACACGGAGTCACAATGGCGTGGTTGTGGGATTACTCCGTCGTGGCCACCATCACGGGACCAGGATTCCTTGGGTCgctgcctccgccgcctccgctgACCTCTGAGaccgccacctccgccgccgcccaccgccaTCGCGAAACCCCAG CGAGGAGCGGCGCAAGGCCATGCCCTACATCACCGAACATCACAG GTATACAGATACAATGTGAGGGCGCTGGACGCAGGGACCTCTGCCAG CCTGACCATGCACCTGTGAAGCTTTTGTTCGAGATGGACGAGCGAAGGGCATACGAACGACCGCCAAATTGTGGCAGAGGACGTGAGTGGCCAGGATCGTTGCGAGCTGGGTGGATGCAGGCATGGTGA
- the LOC125549453 gene encoding uncharacterized protein LOC125549453 isoform X1, whose amino-acid sequence MEWSATSSDSAANRHGVTMAWLWDYSVVATITGPGFLGSLPPPPPLTSETATSAAAHRHRETPARSGARPCPTSPNITGIYVLVIFLYFSDRLYASPILNHRYIGIQIQCEGAGRRDLCQPDHAPVKLLFEMDERRAYERPPNCGRGREWPGSLRAGWMQAW is encoded by the exons ATGGAGTGGTCTGCTACATCCAGCGATAGTGCCGCCAACCGACACGGAGTCACAATGGCGTGGTTGTGGGATTACTCCGTCGTGGCCACCATCACGGGACCAGGATTCCTTGGGTCgctgcctccgccgcctccgctgACCTCTGAGaccgccacctccgccgccgcccaccgccaTCGCGAAACCCCAG CGAGGAGCGGCGCAAGGCCATGCCCTACATCACCGAACATCACAGGTATTTATGTTCTGGTCATTTTTCTATATTTTTCTGATCGTTTGTATGCTTCACCTATCCTGAATCATAGGTACATAGGTATACAGATACAATGTGAGGGCGCTGGACGCAGGGACCTCTGCCAG CCTGACCATGCACCTGTGAAGCTTTTGTTCGAGATGGACGAGCGAAGGGCATACGAACGACCGCCAAATTGTGGCAGAGGACGTGAGTGGCCAGGATCGTTGCGAGCTGGGTGGATGCAGGCATGGTGA
- the LOC125549453 gene encoding uncharacterized protein LOC125549453 isoform X6: protein MEWSATSSDSAANRHGVTMAWLWDYSVVATITGPGFLGSLPPPPPLTSETATSAAAHRHRETPARSGARPCPTSPNITGIQIQCEGAGRRDLCQVVIGHELFIVVEVAHRMRK from the exons ATGGAGTGGTCTGCTACATCCAGCGATAGTGCCGCCAACCGACACGGAGTCACAATGGCGTGGTTGTGGGATTACTCCGTCGTGGCCACCATCACGGGACCAGGATTCCTTGGGTCgctgcctccgccgcctccgctgACCTCTGAGaccgccacctccgccgccgcccaccgccaTCGCGAAACCCCAG CGAGGAGCGGCGCAAGGCCATGCCCTACATCACCGAACATCACAG GTATACAGATACAATGTGAGGGCGCTGGACGCAGGGACCTCTGCCAG GTGGTCATCGGGCATGAATTGTTTATCGTAGTTGAGGTTGCACATAGAATGCGGAAATAG
- the LOC125549453 gene encoding uncharacterized protein LOC125549453 isoform X3 yields MEWSATSSDSAANRHGVTMAWLWDYSVVATITGPGFLGSLPPPPPLTSETATSAAAHRHRETPARSGARPCPTSPNITGIYVLVIFLYFSDRLYASPILNHRYIGIQIQCEGAGRRDLCQVVIGHELFIVVEVAHRMRK; encoded by the exons ATGGAGTGGTCTGCTACATCCAGCGATAGTGCCGCCAACCGACACGGAGTCACAATGGCGTGGTTGTGGGATTACTCCGTCGTGGCCACCATCACGGGACCAGGATTCCTTGGGTCgctgcctccgccgcctccgctgACCTCTGAGaccgccacctccgccgccgcccaccgccaTCGCGAAACCCCAG CGAGGAGCGGCGCAAGGCCATGCCCTACATCACCGAACATCACAGGTATTTATGTTCTGGTCATTTTTCTATATTTTTCTGATCGTTTGTATGCTTCACCTATCCTGAATCATAGGTACATAGGTATACAGATACAATGTGAGGGCGCTGGACGCAGGGACCTCTGCCAG GTGGTCATCGGGCATGAATTGTTTATCGTAGTTGAGGTTGCACATAGAATGCGGAAATAG